A stretch of Aedes aegypti strain LVP_AGWG chromosome 2, AaegL5.0 Primary Assembly, whole genome shotgun sequence DNA encodes these proteins:
- the LOC5564223 gene encoding zinc finger protein 784: MQSNLYSEDSLFNYWNEFDGGPTNYPPPLQPPHHPPPPTMMGPQFDNGSYNFIPPLTGLPMPMGPMVPGPCPPNPNMMGPIHRGYPRYTSPLAALQAIPPPIPQTQPPPPIVPSTHHFNFQPQPPQPQFPVGIPPVPVPLNLEPVVDRPAMNDTAPAEEVVVKNGQVFHISFLDDPAEPPTSNPTPASEDADNDEERDWINYDELPLLKHVTGSEVEEGIFKCGLCTKELKSALNLYIHEQTHKTTRLDCKTCGKRFNRIGKLEHHVRRHHPEPASDKNSSPNSSSSTPVLNNFNHYCVECEEFFPSVEDFETHMERTHRLVDDANFPKGLKKSIGCPYCEETFEWPCLLKTHMTKHTGEKPFICERCNVSFRFVQSFYRHNRRVHGIESAPK, from the coding sequence ATGCAATCAAATCTATATTCGGAAGATTCATTGTTCAACTATTGGAATGAGTTTGACGGGGGGCCCACAAACTACCCCCCACCACTGCAACCACCACATCATCCTCCGCCTCCAACAATGATGGGCCCGCAGTTTGATAACGGTAGTTATAACTTCATTCCCCCGTTGACCGGTCTGCCGATGCCTATGGGGCCAATGGTTCCTGGGCCATGTCCACCGAACCCGAACATGATGGGACCAATTCACAGAGGATATCCCAGATATACTTCACCATTGGCGGCACTTCAAGCAATTCCACCACCAATACCACAAACACAACCACCTCCTCCCATTGTACCATCGACCCATCATTTCAACTTTCAACCTCAGCCACCTCAGCCACAGTTTCCAGTAGGAATACCGCCAGTGCCAGTACCGCTCAATCTGGAACCAGTTGTTGATCGGCCTGCCATGAACGATACAGCACCAGCAGAGGAGGTAGTGGTAAAAAATGGCCAAGTGTTTCACATTAGCTTCTTGGACGATCCAGCAGAGCCTCCAACCAGTAATCCAACGCCAGCCAGTGAAGACGCAGATAATGATGAAGAACGTGATTGGATCAATTATGACGAATTACCTTTGTTGAAGCATGTCACTGGGAGTGAGGTCGAAGAGGGGATTTTCAAGTGCGGACTTTGCACAAAAGAGCTCAAATCGGCTTTGAATCTATACATTCACGAACAAACGCACAAAACTACCCGGTTGGACTGCAAAACATGCGGTAAACGATTCAATCGAATTGGAAAACTCGAACATCATGTGCGTAGGCATCATCCTGAACCGGCATCCGATAAAAATTCATCTCCAAACAGCTCGTCCAGCACACCCGTTCTGAACAATTTCAACCACTACTGTGTAGAGTGTGAGGAATTTTTCCCCAGCGTAGAAGATTTTGAAACCCACATGGAACGAACCCATCGATTGGTTGACGATGCAAACTTCCCCAAAGGTTTGAAGAAATCCATCGGCTGTCCGTACTGCGAGGAGACGTTCGAGTGGCCCTGTCTGCTCAAGACGCACATGACTAAGCACACGGGCGAGAAGCCGTTCATCTGCGAGCGATGTAACGTTTCGTTCAGATTTGTCCAAAGCTTCTACCGGCACAACCGCCGGGTTCATGGAATAGAATCTGCCCCGAAGTAG